CTGCTCTGGCTGTCTAGCGATAGCGTCCATTGCGTGACCTCCGATTTTACCGATACCAAGACCTACTCCTAGTACTGCTAAACCGATACCTACGTAAACTAAACCTGTTCCAGTTGATAAATCCATAATAAATAAATATTTAGTTAAAAATTATTTTAAATTCTTTTTTTTAATTAGTGAGCGTGTTCTTCGTGGTGATCATGCTCGTGCTCAGCTACTGCGATACCGATAAA
This region of Chryseobacterium vaccae genomic DNA includes:
- a CDS encoding ATP synthase F0 subunit C → MDLSTGTGLVYVGIGLAVLGVGLGIGKIGGHAMDAIARQPEQAGKIQGAMLIAAGLIEGAGLIAIIFGAFIK